In the Alkaliphilus oremlandii OhILAs genome, one interval contains:
- the dprA gene encoding DNA-processing protein DprA: MELKERNILIWLSHIEGISNKDIEKLIKYFNTLDELWTADVRHIKNALGNRGIIIEKIIKNRNREFFSKVFKNIDKYVIECLTIYDENYPEKLRNIYDPPYVIYMKGNKEYLNIPLIAIVGARKCTAYGKWAAYQFSKELAQWGIGTISGLALGIDTNSHKGALDGTGNTVGVLGCGLDQCYPASNERLMSTMIENGCVLSEYPLGMPPLKHHFPARNRIISALSDGVIVIEASEKSGALITVEYALDQGKDIYALPGNINSLQSKGTNRLIRDGAKILLDIEDVIESLKYRYSISKKQIEKSTQEELSPLEKRVYEIIRRNPIHIDLLYNETRLHPWELNPILTILEIKGYIIQISGKTFTVPK; this comes from the coding sequence ATGGAGTTAAAGGAAAGAAATATCCTCATATGGCTGAGTCATATCGAAGGAATTAGCAATAAGGATATTGAGAAGCTTATCAAATACTTCAATACTTTGGATGAATTATGGACTGCTGATGTTCGGCATATCAAAAATGCTTTAGGTAATAGGGGGATAATTATTGAGAAAATAATAAAAAATAGGAATAGGGAATTTTTCAGCAAGGTTTTCAAAAATATCGATAAATATGTTATAGAATGCCTAACAATTTATGACGAAAACTATCCGGAAAAATTAAGAAACATATATGATCCTCCCTATGTAATATATATGAAAGGAAACAAGGAATATCTAAACATACCATTAATCGCCATTGTGGGAGCGAGAAAGTGTACTGCTTATGGAAAATGGGCTGCCTATCAATTTTCAAAGGAACTAGCACAGTGGGGAATTGGAACCATCAGTGGATTAGCTCTAGGGATCGATACCAACAGCCATAAAGGTGCTTTAGACGGTACAGGAAATACTGTGGGTGTTCTAGGCTGTGGCTTAGATCAATGCTATCCAGCGTCTAATGAGCGATTAATGAGTACGATGATTGAAAATGGATGTGTTCTTTCGGAATATCCTCTGGGCATGCCACCTTTAAAACATCACTTCCCGGCAAGAAATAGAATTATTAGCGCCCTTTCCGACGGCGTAATTGTCATCGAAGCATCGGAAAAAAGCGGGGCTTTAATCACTGTAGAATATGCTCTAGATCAGGGAAAAGACATATATGCTTTACCTGGAAACATCAATAGCCTACAGAGCAAAGGGACCAATCGATTGATAAGAGACGGTGCCAAAATATTACTGGATATTGAAGATGTCATTGAAAGTTTAAAATATAGATATTCCATCAGCAAAAAACAGATAGAAAAATCGACTCAAGAAGAATTAAGCCCATTAGAAAAAAGGGTATATGAAATCATCAGGAGAAATCCAATTCATATTGATTTGCTCTATAATGAAACAAGATTGCATCCTTGGGAATTAAACCCAATATTGACGATACTAGAAATCAAAGGGTATATCATCCAAATATCTGGTAAAACATTTACAGTACCCAAATAA
- the fliE gene encoding flagellar hook-basal body complex protein FliE — MEISNINQLTPIKLNSTSTSKERSDDTISFSSFLNESLNKVVELEKESQDYTMKLVTGEIDNLSDVMIAAEKADIALQLTMQIRNKVLDAYREIMRMQI; from the coding sequence GTGGAAATTAGTAATATTAATCAACTAACCCCAATAAAATTAAATTCTACAAGCACTTCTAAAGAAAGATCTGACGATACGATCTCATTCTCTTCGTTTTTAAATGAATCTTTAAATAAGGTGGTTGAATTAGAAAAAGAATCACAAGATTATACGATGAAACTAGTAACAGGGGAAATCGATAATTTAAGTGATGTTATGATTGCAGCAGAGAAGGCTGACATTGCACTTCAGTTAACGATGCAAATTAGAAACAAAGTTCTGGATGCTTATAGAGAAATAATGAGGATGCAGATTTAA
- the fliI gene encoding flagellar protein export ATPase FliI, translating into METISLKKYEEALSKLDLIKYTGYVSQVIGLTIESVGPAVKLGEMCKIYSLKGTEPILSEVVGFKEKKVLLMPLGEMEGIGPGSKVEALGITMQVSVGEELLGRVLDGLGNPIDDKELLNTNKTYPVMAAPPNPLKRTKINEPLALGVKTLDGLLTCGNGQRIGIFAGSGVGKSTLLGMIARNTQADINVIALIGERGREVREFIENDLQEEGLKRSVVIVATSDQPALIRKKGALLATAVAEYFRDQGKNVILMMDSLTRFSMAQREVGLAVGEPPVSRGYTPSVFAELPKLLERSGTSDKGSITGLYTVLVDGDDMNEPIADTVRGILDGHIVLSRKIANRNHYPAIDVLASVSRVMPNIVEKKHLLIANEIKELLSTYNSSEDLINIGAYIKGTNRRIDESINKIDSINSFLRQDVHDKTTLEDAITMMEEIVT; encoded by the coding sequence ATGGAAACCATTTCTTTAAAAAAATATGAAGAAGCACTTTCGAAGCTAGATCTAATCAAATATACTGGATATGTTTCACAAGTAATCGGACTAACCATAGAATCCGTAGGACCAGCGGTAAAACTTGGAGAAATGTGTAAGATATATTCCCTTAAGGGAACGGAGCCTATTTTATCTGAGGTTGTTGGCTTTAAAGAAAAAAAAGTATTATTAATGCCATTAGGTGAAATGGAAGGCATCGGTCCGGGCAGTAAAGTTGAAGCCTTAGGAATTACAATGCAGGTAAGCGTTGGAGAGGAACTTTTAGGACGTGTTTTGGATGGGCTAGGTAACCCTATTGATGATAAGGAGCTGTTAAACACCAATAAGACATACCCAGTTATGGCTGCACCTCCCAATCCATTGAAGCGTACTAAAATTAACGAGCCCTTAGCCCTAGGAGTGAAAACTCTGGATGGACTGCTGACCTGTGGCAATGGTCAAAGAATCGGAATATTTGCAGGGAGTGGGGTTGGAAAAAGTACGCTCCTTGGCATGATCGCCAGAAATACACAGGCAGATATCAATGTTATCGCCCTAATTGGAGAGCGGGGGAGAGAAGTTCGGGAATTTATAGAAAATGATTTACAAGAAGAAGGATTAAAACGTTCCGTTGTTATTGTAGCAACCTCCGATCAACCAGCTCTCATCAGAAAAAAAGGGGCTTTACTGGCAACGGCTGTTGCAGAGTATTTTAGAGATCAAGGAAAAAATGTAATCTTAATGATGGACTCCTTAACGAGGTTCTCTATGGCTCAAAGGGAAGTTGGGCTAGCCGTCGGTGAACCTCCTGTAAGTAGGGGCTATACCCCCTCTGTATTTGCAGAGCTGCCTAAATTACTAGAGAGGTCGGGTACATCAGATAAAGGCTCGATTACAGGGTTATATACGGTTTTAGTAGACGGTGATGATATGAATGAACCCATTGCCGATACCGTTCGAGGAATACTGGATGGTCATATTGTTCTATCTAGAAAAATTGCCAACAGAAATCATTATCCTGCCATCGATGTATTAGCAAGTGTTAGTAGGGTAATGCCGAATATCGTAGAGAAGAAGCATCTACTAATCGCAAATGAGATCAAGGAACTATTATCTACATATAATAGTTCGGAGGATCTAATAAATATAGGGGCCTATATCAAGGGAACCAATAGAAGGATTGATGAATCCATCAATAAAATAGATAGTATCAATTCATTTTTGAGACAGGATGTACATGATAAAACTACTCTAGAAGATGCAATTACTATGATGGAAGAAATTGTAACGTAG
- a CDS encoding FliH/SctL family protein, with protein MSRVYKQRQIVIGEEQIIELNITPVIKNRETQSLDLGETDSSDQLFDTEQEITESSEELLLQAKEEAELILANARIESERILHSANEEGQNLIAQAQNRAGEIEENARNKGYSEGFLKGREEGYDQVDALIQEAIDIKQNTLLEKKAVAKSLEGEIVELVISSIRKVIDHEVEKENQLLLNLVRKGIEKCVYTDSLIIRVSTENYEVVNSSKNKIYLMTEGIDHIEVKQDPALQSGSIIIETVSGTVEASIQTQIAQIESLFYDILKGE; from the coding sequence TTGTCTAGGGTTTATAAGCAGAGGCAAATCGTTATTGGCGAAGAACAAATCATAGAGCTAAATATCACGCCAGTAATAAAAAACAGAGAAACCCAAAGTTTAGACTTAGGAGAAACTGATTCCTCGGATCAATTATTTGATACAGAACAAGAAATCACTGAAAGCTCGGAAGAACTATTACTTCAAGCAAAAGAAGAAGCGGAGTTAATCTTAGCAAACGCAAGGATAGAGAGTGAAAGAATTCTTCATAGCGCCAATGAGGAAGGCCAAAATCTTATTGCACAAGCACAGAATAGAGCTGGTGAAATAGAAGAAAACGCAAGAAATAAGGGTTACAGTGAAGGTTTTTTAAAAGGAAGAGAAGAAGGATATGATCAAGTAGATGCCCTCATACAAGAGGCAATAGATATAAAGCAAAATACTTTATTAGAGAAAAAAGCTGTAGCAAAATCTTTAGAAGGCGAAATCGTTGAACTAGTTATTTCTAGTATCAGAAAAGTTATCGATCATGAAGTAGAGAAAGAAAATCAGTTATTATTGAATCTAGTTAGAAAAGGCATTGAAAAATGCGTGTACACAGATAGTTTAATCATTCGTGTCAGCACAGAGAATTATGAAGTCGTAAACTCCTCTAAAAATAAAATCTATTTAATGACGGAAGGTATCGACCATATAGAAGTGAAGCAAGATCCAGCATTACAAAGTGGCAGTATTATTATAGAGACTGTATCTGGAACAGTGGAGGCTAGTATTCAAACTCAAATCGCACAGATTGAATCTTTGTTCTATGATATTTTAAAAGGCGAGTGA
- the flgB gene encoding flagellar basal body rod protein FlgB — MYNNINILTKALDASWRRNEVITNNIANAETPNFKRSDVIFEDVLREHLNASKLKGTITNANHIPINGGHLKDIQPQIKTDHTYSARIDNNNVEIDVEMAERAKNEIMYNLLTTRIQSGFKKIKYVINEGK, encoded by the coding sequence ATGTATAATAATATTAACATTTTAACAAAAGCTCTAGACGCTTCTTGGAGAAGAAACGAGGTTATTACAAATAACATTGCCAATGCTGAAACTCCTAATTTCAAAAGATCGGATGTTATATTTGAAGATGTTTTAAGGGAACATTTAAATGCATCCAAATTAAAAGGAACAATTACGAATGCGAACCATATTCCGATTAATGGCGGACATTTAAAAGATATTCAACCTCAAATAAAAACAGATCATACCTACAGTGCCCGAATCGATAACAATAATGTAGAAATTGATGTTGAAATGGCTGAAAGAGCTAAAAATGAAATTATGTATAATTTACTAACAACAAGAATTCAAAGTGGATTTAAAAAAATAAAATACGTTATTAATGAAGGGAAGTAG
- the fliG gene encoding flagellar motor switch protein FliG, which yields MAKKVSRGEITGREKAAILLISLGPEYSAQIFKHLNNEEIEELTLEIANMRKVSPEEKDKVLDEFYEICIAQEYISEGGINYAKDVLEKALGSQKAMDIINKLTASLQVKPFDFARKADPSQLLNFIQNEHPQTIALILAYLSSSQSAQILSALPQVKQAEVAQRIATMDRTSPEVIREVELVLERKLSSLVNQDYTSAGGIQSIVDILNSVDRGTEKNIMDTLEIQDIELVEEIRKRMFVFEDIMGLDSTSIQRFIRETDNKELAVALKGATKEVADVIYANMSKRMAEMIKEDMDFMGPVRLRDVEEAQQNIVNIIRRLEDAGEIIISRGGGDEIIV from the coding sequence ATGGCCAAGAAGGTATCAAGGGGAGAAATTACAGGAAGAGAAAAGGCTGCAATTTTATTAATTAGCTTAGGGCCTGAATATTCTGCTCAAATTTTTAAACATTTAAATAATGAAGAAATCGAAGAACTTACGTTGGAAATAGCTAATATGAGAAAGGTATCTCCAGAAGAGAAAGATAAAGTATTGGATGAGTTTTATGAAATTTGTATCGCACAGGAATATATTTCTGAGGGTGGTATTAATTACGCAAAGGATGTTCTCGAGAAAGCACTGGGTTCTCAGAAAGCAATGGATATTATCAACAAATTGACAGCATCACTGCAGGTGAAGCCTTTCGATTTTGCTAGAAAAGCGGACCCGAGTCAATTACTTAACTTTATACAAAATGAGCATCCACAAACCATTGCATTGATACTTGCTTATCTATCTTCTTCCCAATCAGCGCAAATACTTTCTGCATTACCGCAGGTAAAGCAGGCAGAAGTGGCACAGAGAATTGCAACGATGGATAGAACCTCACCAGAAGTTATCCGGGAGGTTGAGCTCGTATTAGAACGAAAACTATCTTCTTTAGTAAACCAAGACTATACAAGTGCAGGCGGTATACAATCTATTGTTGATATACTGAACTCCGTTGATAGAGGTACTGAGAAGAACATTATGGATACACTGGAAATACAAGATATAGAGTTAGTAGAGGAAATCAGAAAGAGAATGTTCGTATTTGAAGATATTATGGGCTTAGATAGTACATCCATCCAAAGATTTATCAGAGAAACTGATAATAAGGAACTGGCGGTTGCATTAAAAGGGGCAACAAAGGAAGTGGCAGATGTTATCTATGCGAATATGTCAAAACGTATGGCAGAGATGATCAAAGAGGATATGGACTTCATGGGACCTGTTAGATTACGTGATGTAGAAGAAGCACAACAAAACATTGTTAATATTATCAGAAGATTAGAAGACGCGGGAGAAATCATCATTTCTCGAGGTGGAGGAGATGAAATAATTGTCTAG
- the fliF gene encoding flagellar basal-body MS-ring/collar protein FliF — MSESINQIRNQLNEYFQGMDKKKKIMLASGTIFILLALTGIIYYFSRPEYVELYSNLRPEQTGEIIERLTENNIKAKFGQTSGIILVPKEDQKRAQVVVATEGLPSAKFSFEDVFSGNSFMMTSEEKSKQYVYALQNYLASIIEEINGVKSANVALVVPENSGFILKNNNNLAKASVRLDLQGNAILDKNSINGIAILVSNAVEGLSPENVTIHGSDGRVLNTDSDEDSDVFASNNNLALQQSVKEKLEESITNFLSNVYGYGNIVVMANVKLDFDSEVTEIKEFAPPIEGETTGIPRSLQELSKESVNGGTGGAPGTPTNADDDTDPAQYVVGDEEYSTYSEASRTINYEINELYKKIVKAQGQVKDITVAVFVNSAALADGDLTAEQRTDLANIISAAAGLDTKVVQVGVQQFNNGAMEPGDSLAGTSSSSLPLWAIGMIAVALVGITYLIASSRAKNKNKAMEPLEEMIIPETIAEIDLELSGSQVKQQIEKLVSKKPEAVAQLLKNWLNED; from the coding sequence ATGTCGGAATCTATAAATCAGATTAGAAATCAATTAAACGAGTATTTTCAGGGAATGGACAAAAAAAAGAAAATAATGCTGGCATCAGGAACCATATTTATACTTTTGGCTTTAACTGGAATTATATATTATTTTTCTCGCCCTGAATATGTTGAACTGTATAGCAACCTTAGACCAGAACAAACTGGTGAAATTATAGAAAGACTTACGGAAAACAACATAAAGGCTAAGTTTGGTCAAACCAGCGGTATTATCTTGGTGCCTAAGGAAGACCAGAAAAGAGCGCAGGTTGTCGTAGCTACAGAGGGGTTACCATCAGCAAAATTCTCTTTTGAAGACGTATTCTCTGGCAACTCATTTATGATGACCAGTGAAGAAAAATCCAAGCAATATGTATATGCGCTTCAAAACTACTTAGCCAGCATCATCGAAGAAATTAATGGTGTAAAAAGTGCAAATGTAGCTTTAGTTGTTCCGGAAAATTCAGGTTTTATACTTAAAAACAACAATAATTTAGCAAAAGCATCTGTAAGGCTTGATTTGCAAGGCAATGCCATTTTAGATAAAAACAGTATCAATGGTATTGCTATTTTAGTGTCAAATGCAGTTGAAGGACTATCTCCGGAAAATGTAACCATCCATGGTAGTGACGGTCGAGTTTTAAATACAGACTCCGATGAAGACTCGGATGTATTTGCATCCAATAATAATCTGGCACTGCAACAAAGTGTTAAAGAAAAACTTGAGGAAAGTATTACGAACTTTTTATCCAATGTTTATGGATATGGCAACATCGTTGTTATGGCAAATGTAAAACTAGACTTCGATAGTGAAGTCACAGAGATTAAAGAGTTTGCACCGCCAATAGAAGGTGAAACCACAGGCATACCAAGAAGCTTACAGGAATTGAGCAAAGAATCGGTCAATGGAGGCACAGGTGGAGCTCCAGGTACACCTACCAATGCAGATGACGATACAGACCCTGCCCAATATGTGGTAGGAGATGAAGAATACTCTACTTATTCTGAAGCAAGCCGAACCATAAACTACGAAATAAATGAGCTCTACAAAAAAATAGTAAAAGCACAAGGGCAAGTGAAGGATATTACGGTAGCAGTATTTGTGAATAGTGCGGCATTAGCAGATGGAGATTTAACTGCAGAACAAAGAACAGATTTAGCCAATATTATTTCTGCAGCAGCAGGATTGGATACAAAAGTGGTTCAAGTTGGCGTTCAGCAATTTAATAACGGAGCTATGGAACCAGGGGATAGTTTAGCAGGTACAAGCTCTTCATCATTACCATTATGGGCAATTGGAATGATAGCAGTTGCTTTAGTTGGTATAACTTATTTAATAGCAAGTAGTAGGGCGAAGAATAAAAACAAGGCAATGGAGCCACTGGAAGAGATGATCATTCCAGAAACCATAGCGGAAATAGACTTAGAGCTATCTGGTTCTCAAGTGAAGCAGCAAATTGAAAAGCTTGTCAGCAAAAAACCAGAAGCTGTTGCACAACTTTTAAAAAATTGGTTGAACGAAGATTAG
- the topA gene encoding type I DNA topoisomerase encodes MTKSLVIVESPAKAKTIEKFLGKNYVVKASVGHIIDLPKSKLGVDIDNNFEPQYITIRGKGPVLKEIKTLAKKSKNVYLATDPDREGEAISWHLARALGIEASDDCRIEFNEITKNAIKSAIKKPRPINQDLVDAQQARRVLDRLVGYQISPLLWKNVRKGLSAGRVQSVATKLIIDREEEIKNFKPEEYWTLSLKIKTKNNENFEIKFQNDNLGNKEIHTEAEVDRILNHIQNHEAIVTSVKKGEKKRNPNLPFTTSTLQQEAANKLGFSTKKTMSLAQQLYEGIDIGKSGTVGLISYIRTDSTRISQESSESCKNYIHENIGESYYHSETKERKENKGKKNIQDAHEGIRPTDVYRHPDLIKGFLSKDQYTLYKLIWQRFVASQMAPAVYDTLNVEFDINKVIFKATGSILRFEGFLKVYSYANVSENINIPDLAEGEVVTVLEQMPKQHFTQPPGRYSEATLVKTMEDLGIGRPSTYSPTISTILSRGYVEKEGKSLTATELGYIINEILEDYFSKIIDTNFTAKLEQSLDYIEEGTQDWKKLISEFYEDFKVMLLNAEEHMEEINLVEESDEKCSKCDSVMLIKHGRYGKFLACSNYPECEETKPFLYKIGVSCPKCESGDVIEKRSKKGRLFYGCSTFPDCRFVSWNRPTGKKCPTCGDILVYKKTKKSEKNICINKECGFEEEIEN; translated from the coding sequence TTGACAAAATCTTTAGTAATTGTTGAGTCGCCGGCAAAAGCAAAGACCATAGAAAAATTTTTAGGGAAAAATTATGTTGTAAAAGCATCCGTTGGACATATTATTGACCTGCCGAAAAGCAAGCTCGGTGTTGATATAGATAATAACTTTGAACCGCAATATATCACCATAAGAGGTAAGGGCCCAGTTTTAAAAGAGATTAAAACTCTGGCCAAGAAATCAAAGAATGTATATCTAGCAACGGACCCCGATAGAGAAGGGGAAGCAATCTCTTGGCATCTTGCAAGAGCTTTAGGAATAGAAGCAAGCGATGACTGTAGAATTGAATTTAATGAAATCACAAAAAATGCGATTAAAAGTGCCATAAAAAAGCCAAGACCGATTAATCAAGATCTCGTAGATGCACAACAAGCAAGAAGAGTCTTAGATAGACTTGTAGGGTACCAGATTAGCCCTTTGCTTTGGAAGAATGTTAGAAAAGGATTGAGTGCAGGTAGAGTTCAATCTGTAGCTACCAAATTAATTATCGATCGTGAAGAAGAGATAAAGAATTTTAAACCCGAGGAGTATTGGACTTTAAGTTTAAAAATAAAGACCAAAAATAATGAAAATTTTGAAATAAAGTTTCAAAACGATAATTTAGGGAATAAAGAAATACATACGGAAGCAGAAGTTGATCGAATTCTAAATCATATACAAAACCACGAGGCTATTGTTACAAGTGTTAAAAAAGGTGAGAAAAAAAGAAACCCTAATTTACCGTTTACAACCAGTACTTTACAGCAGGAAGCTGCTAATAAACTAGGTTTTTCCACAAAAAAAACCATGTCATTAGCTCAGCAGCTCTATGAGGGAATCGATATTGGGAAAAGTGGTACGGTGGGATTAATTAGTTATATTAGAACGGATTCTACGAGAATATCTCAAGAATCATCCGAATCCTGCAAAAATTACATCCATGAAAATATTGGCGAAAGTTATTATCATAGTGAAACTAAGGAAAGAAAAGAAAATAAGGGCAAAAAAAATATTCAAGATGCCCATGAAGGTATCAGGCCAACCGATGTATATCGGCATCCAGACTTAATTAAAGGATTTCTATCCAAGGATCAATACACTTTATATAAACTCATTTGGCAACGGTTCGTAGCCAGCCAGATGGCACCGGCTGTGTACGATACTTTGAATGTAGAGTTTGATATCAATAAAGTTATATTTAAGGCCACAGGCTCTATACTTCGTTTTGAGGGCTTTTTAAAGGTGTATAGCTATGCCAATGTTTCTGAGAATATTAATATACCAGATTTAGCGGAAGGTGAAGTTGTTACTGTATTAGAGCAAATGCCGAAACAGCATTTTACCCAACCTCCTGGAAGGTATTCAGAAGCTACTTTAGTTAAAACCATGGAAGATTTAGGCATAGGAAGACCTAGTACATACTCACCTACAATATCCACCATACTTTCCAGAGGTTATGTAGAGAAAGAGGGTAAAAGTTTAACCGCAACAGAATTGGGATATATAATCAATGAAATTTTAGAAGATTATTTCTCTAAGATCATCGATACGAACTTCACGGCGAAATTGGAACAGAGCTTAGACTATATTGAAGAAGGAACACAGGATTGGAAAAAACTTATTTCTGAATTTTACGAGGATTTTAAAGTGATGCTGTTGAATGCAGAAGAACATATGGAAGAAATTAACCTAGTTGAAGAAAGTGACGAGAAATGTTCTAAATGTGATTCTGTAATGTTAATTAAGCACGGCCGATACGGCAAATTTCTCGCTTGTTCAAATTATCCAGAATGTGAAGAAACAAAGCCTTTTCTATATAAGATAGGCGTAAGTTGCCCAAAATGTGAATCTGGTGATGTCATAGAAAAGCGTTCTAAAAAAGGCAGACTATTTTATGGATGTAGTACCTTTCCAGACTGTAGATTCGTATCTTGGAACAGGCCAACGGGTAAGAAATGTCCTACATGTGGTGATATATTGGTATACAAGAAGACTAAAAAAAGCGAGAAAAATATTTGTATCAACAAAGAATGTGGTTTTGAGGAAGAAATTGAAAATTGA
- the codY gene encoding GTP-sensing pleiotropic transcriptional regulator CodY, which produces MCETLLGKTRKINKILQQSADSNISFNEVCKILSEILDANAYVASSKGKVLGVSLTDTSDCPIVTDEKTGEKRFPEEYNEQLLHVSETRANITKDELLSIFKYDIDSYEKLVTIVPINGSGQRLGTLVLARFEREFNDDDLVMAEYSSTVVGMEIMRSESEAIEAEARKKAVVQMAIGTLSYSELEAVEHIFSELEGEEGLLVASKIADRVGITRSVIVNALRKFESAGVIESRSLGMKGTHIRILNDHLLDELKKLKR; this is translated from the coding sequence ATGTGCGAAACACTTTTAGGCAAAACCAGAAAAATTAATAAAATTTTGCAACAATCAGCCGATTCAAATATTTCATTTAATGAAGTTTGTAAAATTCTAAGTGAAATTTTAGATGCAAATGCATACGTCGCAAGTTCAAAAGGAAAGGTTTTAGGAGTTAGTTTAACGGATACCTCAGATTGTCCTATTGTAACGGATGAAAAAACAGGAGAAAAAAGATTTCCAGAGGAGTATAATGAACAATTATTGCATGTATCAGAAACCAGAGCCAATATCACTAAGGATGAACTTCTTTCCATATTCAAATACGACATTGATAGCTATGAAAAATTAGTGACCATTGTACCGATCAACGGTAGTGGTCAAAGACTAGGAACTTTAGTATTGGCTAGATTTGAACGTGAATTTAATGATGATGATTTGGTTATGGCAGAATATAGTTCAACAGTGGTTGGAATGGAAATTATGCGCTCTGAATCAGAAGCCATAGAAGCGGAAGCTAGAAAAAAAGCAGTTGTTCAAATGGCAATAGGAACACTATCTTATTCAGAGCTAGAGGCTGTAGAACATATTTTTAGTGAGCTAGAAGGGGAAGAAGGGTTGCTTGTTGCCAGCAAGATTGCAGATAGAGTTGGTATCACACGCTCTGTTATTGTCAATGCATTAAGAAAATTTGAAAGTGCTGGTGTTATAGAATCAAGATCTCTTGGTATGAAAGGAACACATATTAGAATATTAAACGATCATCTTCTCGATGAATTGAAAAAATTAAAGCGATAA
- the fliJ gene encoding flagellar export protein FliJ has protein sequence MGKFVFRFNTILNTKEKIEDDRKNKLGLSMKKLAQEKEELKALADKRNNLIEQWQTKSSDIVKISDLRALSNNLELMQNFIDKQNKVVELSEMDAFNKRKELIEASKEKKVFQKLREKDFEEYKYIELKKEYELVDELVSYKASNR, from the coding sequence TTGGGGAAATTTGTTTTTCGATTTAATACAATCTTGAATACAAAAGAAAAAATTGAAGATGATAGAAAAAATAAATTAGGTCTATCTATGAAAAAATTAGCACAAGAAAAAGAAGAATTAAAAGCCTTGGCAGATAAAAGAAATAATTTGATAGAACAGTGGCAGACAAAATCAAGTGATATAGTGAAGATTTCAGACCTTAGGGCTTTATCCAATAATTTAGAATTGATGCAGAACTTTATAGATAAACAAAATAAAGTGGTAGAACTATCAGAGATGGATGCGTTCAATAAAAGAAAAGAATTAATTGAAGCTTCCAAAGAAAAAAAGGTGTTTCAAAAATTAAGAGAAAAAGATTTTGAAGAATACAAATATATTGAGCTTAAAAAAGAATATGAGTTAGTTGATGAACTTGTTTCCTATAAAGCTTCTAACAGATAA
- the flgC gene encoding flagellar basal body rod protein FlgC, whose product MSIFNSLNISASGLTAERLRMDIATKNIANANTTRTSNGTPYRRQVVVFKTKDAPTPFSEHLKRSGGSPSKMNGVEVSSIQNDTAPYKSVYEPGHPDADENGYVKMPNVDIMTEMANMISASRAYEANITAMNGTKSMFLKTLEIGK is encoded by the coding sequence ATGTCAATATTTAACTCATTGAATATAAGCGCCTCTGGGTTAACGGCTGAAAGATTAAGAATGGATATCGCAACAAAAAACATAGCAAATGCGAATACCACTAGAACTTCAAATGGGACCCCTTATAGGAGACAGGTTGTTGTTTTTAAAACGAAAGATGCACCAACCCCTTTTTCAGAACACCTCAAGCGTTCTGGTGGAAGTCCATCTAAAATGAATGGTGTTGAAGTTTCCTCTATACAAAATGATACTGCTCCATATAAAAGCGTTTATGAACCAGGTCATCCCGATGCTGATGAAAATGGCTATGTAAAAATGCCCAACGTAGATATCATGACAGAAATGGCGAATATGATTTCTGCTTCAAGAGCCTATGAAGCAAATATTACAGCAATGAATGGCACCAAGAGCATGTTTCTCAAAACTTTAGAAATTGGTAAGTAA